From a single Rhizobium lusitanum genomic region:
- a CDS encoding gamma-butyrobetaine hydroxylase-like domain-containing protein yields the protein MSDVWPTELRVSKDRHRLVVSFNDGASFDLPAEMLRVLSPSAEVQGHGPGQKVTVPGKRNVGIMSMTPTGNYAVRIGFDDMHDTGIFTWTYLRELGEKGSELFAVYEAELKNKGLSRDVAGKPH from the coding sequence ATGAGCGACGTCTGGCCAACCGAATTGAGAGTATCGAAGGACCGCCATCGTCTGGTGGTGAGCTTCAATGATGGCGCAAGCTTCGATCTGCCGGCGGAAATGTTGCGCGTCCTGTCGCCATCTGCCGAGGTGCAGGGGCATGGGCCGGGGCAGAAGGTCACCGTACCGGGCAAGCGCAATGTCGGTATCATGTCGATGACCCCGACCGGAAACTACGCCGTGCGCATCGGCTTTGACGACATGCACGATACCGGCATTTTCACCTGGACCTATCTTCGCGAACTCGGCGAAAAGGGTTCGGAGCTTTTCGCGGTCTATGAGGCTGAATTGAAGAATAAGGGCTTGAGTCGCGACGTGGCGGGCAAACCGCACTAG
- a CDS encoding low temperature requirement protein A → MVGRGRESWLRAKGSKNESKVSFVELFFDLVFVFSISQLSHALAGHFTPLGVLEAIMLVFAVWWVWVFTAWVTNWLDPDRMPVRIMLFVLMFAGLVLSASIPDAFGEKAIFFAGAYVFMQVGRSLFTAYTLRGVNAGNHRNFLRISSWLALSGIFWIGGALVGGETQVALWLAALVIEYAGPALGFRVPGLGKSTTADWNISGAHLAERCALFIIICLGEAVLLAGKTFAEEPLSLLMILVFVTTFVGTVAMWWIYFQFGHERAAHRIEHDETPGSLARQAFTYAHIPILAGIILSVVSDEFLFSHSHDQADLHMAAAILGGPAVFLIGNLWFKGATTGRPPLSHLAGLVGLALLLLTLPMVVVYQLGILATSVLVVVAIWEYASLTRAVPLARPPSHH, encoded by the coding sequence ATGGTCGGTCGGGGTAGGGAAAGCTGGCTGCGCGCCAAGGGCAGCAAGAACGAGAGCAAGGTCTCATTCGTCGAACTATTTTTCGATCTCGTCTTCGTCTTTTCGATCTCGCAGCTTTCCCATGCACTCGCCGGCCATTTTACGCCGCTTGGCGTTCTCGAAGCCATCATGTTGGTCTTCGCGGTCTGGTGGGTGTGGGTCTTCACCGCCTGGGTGACGAACTGGCTCGATCCCGACCGCATGCCGGTCCGCATCATGCTGTTCGTGTTGATGTTTGCCGGGCTGGTGCTTTCGGCGTCGATCCCGGATGCCTTCGGCGAGAAGGCGATCTTCTTCGCCGGCGCCTATGTCTTCATGCAGGTCGGGCGCTCGCTGTTCACGGCCTATACCTTGAGGGGTGTCAACGCAGGCAATCACCGCAATTTCCTGCGCATCTCGAGCTGGTTAGCCCTGTCGGGCATCTTCTGGATTGGTGGCGCGCTTGTGGGAGGCGAGACGCAGGTGGCGCTGTGGCTTGCGGCGCTGGTGATCGAATATGCAGGCCCCGCTCTTGGTTTCCGCGTGCCCGGTCTCGGCAAGTCGACCACCGCGGATTGGAATATTTCCGGTGCGCATCTTGCCGAACGCTGCGCCCTGTTCATCATCATCTGCCTGGGGGAAGCGGTGCTGCTGGCGGGCAAGACCTTTGCCGAAGAACCGCTTTCGCTGCTGATGATCCTGGTGTTCGTCACTACTTTCGTCGGCACAGTCGCGATGTGGTGGATCTATTTCCAGTTCGGTCATGAACGCGCCGCCCATCGCATCGAGCATGATGAAACACCCGGCAGCCTGGCGCGCCAGGCTTTCACCTATGCGCATATCCCGATTCTCGCCGGTATCATCCTGAGTGTCGTCAGCGACGAGTTCCTGTTTTCGCATTCCCACGACCAGGCCGACCTGCACATGGCAGCCGCGATCCTCGGCGGCCCGGCCGTGTTTCTCATCGGCAATCTCTGGTTCAAAGGCGCGACGACCGGCCGGCCGCCGCTATCGCATCTGGCCGGGCTTGTCGGACTGGCGCTGCTGCTTTTGACGCTGCCGATGGTCGTCGTCTATCAGCTCGGCATTCTTGCGACGTCCGTCCTGGTGGTCGTGGCGATCTGGGAATACGCATCGCTGACGCGCGCCGTGCCGCTTGCGCGCCCGCCCAGTCATCATTGA
- a CDS encoding DMT family transporter: MPRTKNTQGALYMAASMAGFACSDALSKSVISVMNAGEIIFIRGLFTSIIVYLIARHMGALRSWKVILQPMIALRIACEAIAAGTYITALGMMPIANASAIQQAVPLAVTLGAALFLKEPIGWRRCAAIIVGFVGVLIIVRPDPQGFTTAALLSIACMFATVARDLATRCISKDVPSLMVTVCTAVSISIFGALLTEPLGGWQPVSLTSFSHILLASVLVLIGYQATILAMRTGEISFVAPFRYISLIWSALLGLLFFGEVPDAWTFIGAAIVIASGIYTFYRERKRQAAQPIAQESEPRVPA; encoded by the coding sequence ATGCCGCGGACCAAGAATACGCAGGGCGCCCTTTACATGGCCGCATCAATGGCAGGTTTTGCCTGTAGCGATGCCTTGTCCAAATCGGTCATCTCCGTAATGAATGCCGGCGAGATCATTTTTATCCGCGGCCTTTTCACCAGCATTATCGTCTACCTGATCGCCCGGCATATGGGCGCCTTGCGCTCGTGGAAAGTCATTCTGCAGCCGATGATCGCACTGCGCATCGCTTGCGAAGCGATTGCGGCGGGAACCTACATCACCGCGCTTGGAATGATGCCCATCGCCAATGCCTCGGCCATTCAGCAGGCGGTGCCGCTCGCCGTCACGCTTGGAGCCGCGCTGTTCCTCAAGGAACCCATCGGCTGGCGGCGCTGCGCGGCAATCATCGTCGGTTTTGTCGGTGTGCTGATCATTGTTCGCCCCGATCCCCAAGGGTTTACGACGGCCGCCCTGCTTTCCATCGCCTGCATGTTCGCAACCGTGGCACGCGATCTGGCCACGCGTTGCATCAGCAAGGATGTACCGTCGCTGATGGTGACGGTGTGCACCGCAGTTTCGATTTCGATCTTCGGCGCTCTGCTGACAGAGCCGCTCGGCGGCTGGCAACCGGTCAGCCTCACCTCGTTCTCGCATATCCTGCTGGCATCGGTCCTGGTGCTGATCGGCTATCAGGCGACCATCCTGGCGATGCGGACAGGCGAAATCTCCTTCGTCGCGCCGTTTCGTTATATCAGCCTGATCTGGTCGGCACTGCTTGGCCTGCTCTTCTTCGGCGAGGTGCCGGATGCCTGGACCTTCATCGGCGCCGCCATTGTCATCGCTTCCGGCATCTATACATTCTATCGGGAGAGAAAGCGGCAAGCGGCTCAGCCTATCGCCCAGGAATCAGAGCCGCGTGTGCCCGCCTGA
- a CDS encoding MarR family winged helix-turn-helix transcriptional regulator: MNKNQSLPWDHPRFRSWIAVARACQLMQQSLGRALAHLDIKPPHLDILVNLFRFEGISQQELARKLLVGRSNMSMLLPQMEKRGLIERRGDRHDKRVLRLYLTQDGRRVTGEAMAIQTGLIDRMLSEAPLEECELMATHMERIIGLLLQDEREPLETVTDQ; encoded by the coding sequence ATGAACAAAAATCAATCCCTACCCTGGGACCATCCGCGTTTTCGCAGCTGGATCGCCGTTGCCCGCGCCTGCCAGTTGATGCAACAGTCACTCGGCCGGGCGCTCGCCCATCTCGACATCAAGCCGCCCCATCTCGATATCCTCGTCAATCTCTTTCGATTCGAGGGCATTTCGCAGCAGGAACTGGCCCGCAAGCTGTTGGTCGGGCGCTCCAACATGAGCATGCTCTTACCGCAGATGGAAAAGCGCGGCCTGATCGAGCGGCGCGGCGACAGACACGATAAGCGCGTCCTGCGGCTTTATTTGACCCAGGACGGCCGGCGTGTGACTGGAGAGGCCATGGCCATCCAGACTGGCCTGATCGACCGCATGCTCTCCGAGGCGCCGCTCGAGGAATGTGAACTCATGGCTACGCATATGGAGCGGATCATCGGCCTGTTGTTGCAGGACGAACGGGAACCACTGGAAACCGTTACCGATCAATGA
- the mobA gene encoding molybdenum cofactor guanylyltransferase MobA, translating to MPGFIADPTEIPPFLLAGGRSSRMGANKAFALLGHERLLTRIATRIGQQQTIPVALNADADWLDTEGLRLVPDTITGKLGPLAGVLTAMRHAAVHCPHASHLVTVPIDSPFFPIDLVARLAEPIEGRDDIAIAASLGRDHPVFGLWPVSLADDLEAWLLADEKRRVRDFLARHLVRTVDFPAIETMIGPLDPFFNINTPDDLLDAGRWLAALESNQ from the coding sequence ATGCCCGGCTTCATCGCAGATCCCACCGAAATCCCGCCCTTCCTGCTTGCCGGAGGGCGTTCTAGCCGCATGGGTGCGAACAAGGCATTCGCTTTGCTCGGCCACGAAAGGCTTCTAACGCGGATAGCAACACGGATCGGGCAGCAACAAACAATCCCAGTCGCGCTCAACGCCGATGCCGACTGGCTGGACACAGAGGGGCTACGGCTGGTCCCCGATACCATCACCGGCAAGCTTGGCCCCCTCGCTGGCGTGCTCACCGCCATGCGCCACGCGGCTGTACATTGTCCCCATGCCTCCCATCTCGTCACCGTGCCGATCGACAGCCCGTTTTTCCCGATTGATCTGGTTGCCCGACTGGCGGAGCCGATCGAAGGCCGGGATGACATCGCGATCGCCGCATCGCTGGGACGCGATCACCCGGTCTTCGGTCTCTGGCCCGTCTCTCTCGCTGACGATCTCGAAGCCTGGCTTCTCGCGGATGAGAAGCGGCGCGTCCGGGATTTCCTGGCGCGTCATCTCGTCCGGACGGTGGACTTTCCGGCCATCGAAACGATGATCGGCCCGCTCGACCCCTTTTTCAATATCAACACGCCGGACGACCTGCTCGACGCGGGGAGATGGCTCGCGGCACTGGAAAGCAACCAATGA
- a CDS encoding methyl-accepting chemotaxis protein, giving the protein MFFIDRLLQSRRIVTKVLIFVVPLVVLIAGVGMVGYHTANILNGHMTVTRATIENISDFENLQAALQEFTTSPSNETRQALTDKIDAQEAGVQRLNGLLSDDQRANISAVSALADKMRAQTATLWTIKQKQDGDVDAIRKAVLGIQTNGKAAAKQIDIIRKEFSDKETFAKELLYDAAAYKGLSEKMSNLRIQVQMAADSDEEITDARTYADAILRQLAISQALVSKRGAGLVNNAADAANKLDALLKGSGTSDQKVEAMGPILQAFVKIEGDMTLQSAKNSDTAADRFVSLDKIIDGQKELLAHVDEALGIIDRVTLHAARMESVRDAASREAVISDLKELQDVAVKISALGPANATMRDFASHVQPLIDGVTKGSADLLQTSADWKTTRVESNGILAEAMTSLRSFVAQAQEIGKEDSERSANVSVIAMIFGTLLAIVGGLMLVETLRGPLKRVTEIMTRLASGDLEVAIDGRNRGDEIGDMVRSVTVFRDAAVENVRLEREAESARALSAEEAERRAADRARIEAEQKQALNALADVLAKLADGNLEESMREDLSADFVEMAFTYNHAIEALRETLTDVRYTAEEIKGGTGNLAMSADDLARRTEQQAAALEQSSRALHRLSDVVRSTADRAKQTAVSVNETQAYATQSGEVVAKAVGAMSEINRSSEKIATIIGVIDEIAFQTNLLALNAGVEAARAGDAGRGFAVVAQEVRELAQRCANAAKEIKGLISASSAQVRSGVHLVEQTGSALNEIIKHVTGVQKLVSDISSATAEQSTGIEEVTRAVGEVELITQRNAAMVEENNAEIHGLRQRVDTLSEKIDRFRTGDGDQTYESYDTGKNRYRAA; this is encoded by the coding sequence ATGTTCTTCATTGATCGTCTTCTGCAAAGTCGCAGGATCGTGACCAAGGTTCTTATCTTCGTCGTGCCGCTGGTGGTGCTGATCGCCGGTGTCGGTATGGTCGGCTATCACACGGCCAATATCCTCAACGGGCATATGACCGTGACGCGGGCGACGATCGAAAACATCAGCGATTTCGAGAATTTACAAGCCGCGCTACAGGAGTTCACCACCTCGCCGTCCAACGAGACGCGCCAGGCGCTCACCGACAAGATCGATGCGCAGGAAGCTGGTGTCCAGCGGCTGAACGGTTTGCTTAGCGACGACCAGCGCGCCAATATCTCCGCCGTCAGCGCTCTGGCGGACAAGATGCGCGCTCAGACGGCCACCCTTTGGACTATCAAGCAAAAGCAGGATGGCGATGTCGACGCAATCCGGAAGGCGGTGCTGGGCATTCAGACGAACGGTAAGGCCGCCGCCAAGCAGATCGACATTATCCGCAAGGAATTCAGCGACAAGGAAACCTTTGCCAAGGAGCTGCTTTACGACGCCGCTGCCTATAAGGGGCTGTCCGAAAAGATGAGCAACCTGCGCATCCAGGTACAGATGGCCGCCGATTCCGACGAGGAAATCACCGACGCGCGCACCTATGCCGACGCCATTCTGAGGCAGCTAGCGATCTCGCAAGCCCTTGTCTCCAAGCGTGGCGCCGGGCTGGTCAACAATGCAGCCGACGCAGCCAACAAGCTCGACGCCTTGTTGAAAGGCAGCGGCACGTCCGACCAGAAGGTCGAGGCGATGGGTCCCATTCTTCAGGCCTTTGTTAAGATCGAGGGCGACATGACCCTGCAATCGGCCAAGAACAGCGATACCGCCGCGGACCGCTTCGTCAGTCTCGATAAGATCATCGATGGCCAGAAGGAACTTCTGGCTCATGTCGATGAAGCGCTTGGCATTATCGATCGTGTGACGCTGCATGCGGCGCGCATGGAAAGTGTCCGCGATGCCGCTTCGCGCGAAGCCGTGATCAGCGATCTGAAGGAACTGCAGGATGTGGCCGTGAAGATTTCGGCGCTCGGTCCGGCCAATGCCACTATGCGCGACTTTGCTTCGCATGTTCAGCCCCTGATCGACGGCGTGACCAAGGGATCGGCCGATCTGTTGCAAACGTCGGCCGATTGGAAGACGACACGTGTCGAATCCAACGGCATCCTGGCGGAAGCGATGACATCGCTGCGCAGCTTCGTTGCACAGGCGCAAGAGATCGGCAAGGAAGACAGCGAGCGCTCGGCCAATGTCTCCGTTATCGCGATGATCTTCGGCACGCTGCTTGCGATCGTCGGCGGCCTGATGCTGGTGGAAACGCTGCGCGGACCACTGAAGCGGGTGACCGAGATCATGACGCGACTGGCAAGCGGCGATCTGGAAGTGGCGATCGACGGCCGCAACCGCGGCGACGAGATCGGCGACATGGTGCGCTCAGTCACCGTCTTCCGCGATGCCGCTGTCGAAAACGTCCGGCTGGAGCGGGAAGCGGAGAGCGCTCGCGCTCTGTCGGCGGAAGAGGCTGAACGCCGGGCCGCAGACCGCGCCCGCATCGAAGCCGAGCAGAAGCAGGCGTTGAATGCGCTGGCCGACGTTCTCGCCAAGCTTGCCGACGGCAATCTAGAGGAAAGCATGCGGGAAGATCTCTCCGCCGACTTCGTCGAAATGGCCTTCACCTATAATCATGCAATCGAAGCCCTGCGGGAAACGCTGACGGATGTCCGCTACACCGCCGAGGAGATCAAGGGCGGCACCGGCAATCTTGCCATGTCCGCCGACGACCTGGCGCGTCGCACCGAGCAGCAGGCGGCAGCGCTCGAGCAAAGCTCGCGGGCTCTGCATCGCCTCAGCGATGTCGTGCGCTCCACGGCCGATCGTGCCAAGCAGACGGCGGTGTCGGTGAACGAGACCCAGGCCTATGCAACCCAGTCCGGCGAAGTCGTCGCCAAGGCCGTCGGCGCCATGAGCGAGATCAATCGCTCGTCGGAGAAGATCGCCACCATCATCGGCGTCATCGACGAGATCGCCTTCCAGACCAACCTGCTGGCGCTGAACGCAGGCGTGGAGGCAGCTCGCGCCGGCGATGCCGGTCGTGGCTTTGCCGTCGTTGCCCAGGAAGTCCGCGAGCTTGCGCAGCGCTGCGCCAATGCGGCGAAGGAGATCAAGGGGCTGATTTCCGCAAGCTCGGCGCAGGTGCGGAGTGGCGTTCATTTGGTCGAGCAAACCGGCTCGGCGTTGAACGAGATCATCAAGCATGTCACCGGCGTCCAGAAGCTGGTGTCCGATATTTCCTCCGCGACGGCCGAGCAGTCCACAGGCATCGAGGAGGTGACACGGGCGGTTGGCGAGGTCGAGCTGATTACGCAGAGAAATGCTGCGATGGTCGAGGAAAACAATGCCGAAATCCACGGCCTGCGTCAGCGCGTCGACACGCTCTCCGAGAAGATCGACCGCTTCCGCACGGGCGATGGAGACCAGACGTATGAAAGCTACGATACTGGCAAAAACCGATATCGCGCCGCTTAA
- a CDS encoding alpha/beta hydrolase has protein sequence MPSFVLKVTRLGLSGLSRVSPQLAGKAAFKLFCLTPSRLPQGAKAKAAHAEGRARLASAEAVMLSFPGGRAMAYRFNGGAKGRRRRYLVVHGWVSSSEYTSELAAFLADTGAEVVSLDLPGHGRSPGRFLNLRLAVSAIAAAAERFGSFDATIGHSFGGASVALAAAGFLPGIEPVLPERLVLIGAPSAMGWLFTDFGGLMRLDPKTQAALEAQVGRVTGRPLKDYDAVRGVRDLGRPMLVIHAEDDKEVSADHARAYERAGGDVRMLWANGFGHRRIVSAVPVLEAIGEFLAEAQISAEDKNALETDNETVISFFRTPVRRVS, from the coding sequence ATGCCATCCTTTGTGCTCAAGGTCACCCGGCTGGGATTATCCGGCCTCAGCCGTGTCTCGCCGCAGCTCGCCGGCAAGGCCGCCTTCAAGCTCTTTTGCCTGACGCCGTCGCGTCTGCCCCAGGGCGCCAAGGCCAAGGCCGCTCATGCCGAGGGCAGGGCGCGGCTTGCTTCCGCCGAGGCGGTCATGCTGTCTTTCCCTGGAGGACGGGCAATGGCCTATCGTTTCAACGGCGGCGCGAAAGGCCGACGCCGGCGCTATCTTGTCGTCCATGGCTGGGTCTCCAGCAGCGAATACACGTCGGAGCTTGCCGCCTTTCTCGCGGATACCGGCGCCGAAGTGGTCTCGCTCGATCTGCCGGGCCATGGCCGTTCGCCGGGGCGTTTCCTCAATCTGCGTCTAGCCGTTTCCGCCATTGCCGCTGCTGCGGAACGATTCGGCAGCTTTGATGCGACGATCGGTCACTCCTTCGGCGGCGCTTCTGTCGCGCTTGCAGCGGCCGGGTTCCTGCCGGGTATTGAGCCGGTTCTGCCGGAACGCCTGGTGTTGATCGGCGCACCAAGCGCGATGGGTTGGTTGTTCACTGATTTTGGCGGGCTGATGAGGCTCGACCCGAAGACACAAGCGGCGCTTGAGGCGCAGGTCGGGCGGGTCACCGGTAGGCCGTTGAAGGATTATGATGCTGTGCGCGGCGTTCGTGATCTCGGCAGGCCAATGCTGGTCATCCATGCCGAGGACGACAAGGAAGTAAGTGCTGACCATGCTCGCGCTTATGAGAGGGCAGGCGGCGATGTTCGCATGCTCTGGGCGAATGGTTTCGGCCATCGCCGCATCGTCAGTGCCGTTCCAGTACTGGAGGCGATCGGCGAATTCCTGGCGGAAGCGCAAATCTCCGCCGAGGACAAAAATGCTCTCGAAACCGACAACGAAACGGTGATATCGTTTTTCCGGACTCCGGTGCGGCGCGTGTCATAG
- the mobB gene encoding molybdopterin-guanine dinucleotide biosynthesis protein B yields MKTPRPKIFGIAGWKNSGKTGLAVRLVTEFTRRGYKISTIKHAHHDFDIDKVGADSFRHREAGAHEVTIVSGTRYAIMHELRGAPEPSFEEILARIAPCDLVLIEGYKREPIPKIEARRLEAAKNEPLAPQDPHIVAIAADHPVEDAGALTVFDLNDTMTIADFIAATVELGTPAK; encoded by the coding sequence ATGAAAACTCCGCGCCCGAAAATCTTTGGCATCGCCGGCTGGAAGAACTCCGGCAAGACCGGCCTTGCGGTGCGTCTGGTCACGGAATTCACCCGTCGCGGCTACAAGATCTCAACCATCAAGCACGCCCATCATGATTTCGACATCGACAAGGTCGGCGCCGATAGTTTTCGCCATCGCGAGGCCGGAGCGCATGAAGTCACCATCGTCTCCGGCACGCGCTACGCCATCATGCACGAATTGCGCGGTGCTCCTGAGCCAAGTTTCGAAGAAATCCTCGCCCGGATCGCCCCTTGCGACCTCGTGCTGATCGAGGGCTACAAACGCGAGCCGATCCCGAAGATCGAAGCACGCCGGCTCGAGGCCGCGAAGAACGAGCCGCTGGCACCGCAAGACCCTCATATCGTCGCCATCGCCGCCGATCATCCGGTGGAGGATGCCGGCGCGCTGACCGTCTTCGATCTGAACGACACCATGACCATTGCCGATTTCATCGCAGCTACGGTCGAGCTTGGCACACCCGCCAAATAA
- the moaA gene encoding GTP 3',8-cyclase MoaA, whose translation MNSIVGTIGNGSPLVADASPMIDPFGRAVTYLRVSVTDRCDFRCTYCMAENMTFLPKKDLLTLEELNRLCSAFIAKGVRKIRLTGGEPLVRKNIMFLVRELGKRVQTGELEELTLTTNGSQLSRHADELYDCGVRRINVSLDTLDPDKFRAITRWGDFAKVMEGIDAAQKAGLKIKLNAVALKDFNEAEIPEMLRFAHGRGMDLTVIETMPMGEIEEDRTDRYLPLSKLRADLEQQFTLTEIPYKTGGPARYVEVAETGGRLGFITPLTHNFCESCNRVRLTCTGTLYMCLGQNDAADMRTALRATEDDGLLYAAIDEAITRKPKGHDFIIDRTHNRPAVARHMSVTGG comes from the coding sequence GTGAACAGCATCGTCGGTACGATAGGCAACGGATCGCCCCTGGTGGCGGATGCGTCACCCATGATCGACCCATTCGGGCGGGCGGTTACGTATCTGCGCGTCTCCGTGACCGATCGCTGCGATTTCCGCTGCACCTACTGCATGGCGGAAAACATGACCTTCCTGCCGAAGAAAGACCTGCTGACGCTGGAAGAGCTGAACCGGCTCTGTTCCGCCTTCATCGCCAAGGGCGTGCGCAAGATCCGGTTGACCGGCGGCGAGCCACTGGTACGCAAGAACATCATGTTTCTGGTGCGCGAACTCGGCAAGCGCGTCCAGACCGGCGAACTTGAGGAATTGACGCTGACCACCAACGGGTCGCAACTTTCTCGCCATGCCGACGAGCTCTATGATTGCGGCGTGCGCCGCATCAACGTCTCGCTTGATACGCTCGACCCCGACAAGTTCCGCGCCATCACCCGCTGGGGCGATTTCGCCAAGGTGATGGAAGGCATTGATGCCGCCCAGAAGGCGGGCTTGAAGATCAAGCTCAATGCCGTAGCGCTCAAGGACTTCAACGAGGCCGAGATACCCGAAATGCTGCGCTTCGCCCATGGCCGAGGCATGGACCTGACCGTCATCGAGACGATGCCGATGGGCGAGATTGAGGAGGACCGCACCGACCGGTATCTTCCGCTCTCCAAGCTGCGCGCCGACCTCGAACAGCAATTCACGCTTACCGAGATTCCCTATAAGACCGGCGGCCCGGCCCGCTATGTCGAAGTCGCGGAAACCGGCGGCCGGCTTGGCTTCATCACGCCTCTCACCCATAATTTCTGCGAGAGCTGCAACCGCGTTCGCCTGACCTGCACCGGCACGCTCTATATGTGTCTCGGCCAGAACGACGCCGCCGACATGCGCACGGCGCTCCGCGCCACCGAAGACGATGGTCTCCTCTACGCCGCCATTGATGAAGCCATCACTCGCAAGCCGAAGGGCCACGATTTCATCATCGATCGCACCCACAACAGGCCTGCGGTCGCACGCCATATGAGCGTGACCGGGGGCTGA